Proteins encoded by one window of Arabidopsis thaliana chromosome 2, partial sequence:
- a CDS encoding uncharacterized protein (unknown protein; LOCATED IN: endomembrane system; BEST Arabidopsis thaliana protein match is: unknown protein (TAIR:AT1G19500.1); Has 9 Blast hits to 9 proteins in 2 species: Archae - 0; Bacteria - 0; Metazoa - 0; Fungi - 0; Plants - 9; Viruses - 0; Other Eukaryotes - 0 (source: NCBI BLink).), producing the protein MEKKVALVMALMLLMSVLVSAEETPTIGQRIDSAATDFTKFFDEHARPVVDSVSSTVKSVYHWFGDKAKEWGL; encoded by the exons ATGGAGAAGAAGGTGGCTTTGGTGATGGCTTTGATGTTGCTTATGTCCGTGTTGGTTTCTGCCGAGGAAACACCAACCATCGGACAGAGGATAGACTCAGCCGCAACCGACTTTACCAAATTCTTCGATGAACATGCCCGTCCTGTCGTGGACTCCGTCTCCTCTACCGTCAAATCCGTCTACCACTGGTTTGGTGATAAAGCTAA GGAATGGGGACTCTAG
- the scpl26 gene encoding serine carboxypeptidase-like 26 (serine carboxypeptidase-like 26 (scpl26); FUNCTIONS IN: serine-type carboxypeptidase activity; INVOLVED IN: proteolysis; LOCATED IN: vacuole; EXPRESSED IN: 22 plant structures; EXPRESSED DURING: 13 growth stages; CONTAINS InterPro DOMAIN/s: Peptidase S10, serine carboxypeptidase (InterPro:IPR001563), Peptidase S10, serine carboxypeptidase, active site (InterPro:IPR018202); BEST Arabidopsis thaliana protein match is: serine carboxypeptidase-like 27 (TAIR:AT3G07990.1); Has 3733 Blast hits to 3660 proteins in 399 species: Archae - 0; Bacteria - 269; Metazoa - 644; Fungi - 857; Plants - 1549; Viruses - 0; Other Eukaryotes - 414 (source: NCBI BLink).), translated as MARLLLLFFFFLILLHYASCSRHEQEKDRIFHLPGEPNDVSFSHFSGYITVNESAGRALFYWLTESPPSENPESKPLVLWLNGGPGCSSVAYGAAEEIGPFRINPDGKTLYHNPYSWNKLANLLFLESPAGVGFSYSNTTSDLYTAGDQRTAEDAYVFLVKWFERFPQYKHREFYIAGESYAGHYVPQLSQIVYEKRNPAINFKGFIVGNAVIDDYHDYVGLFEYWWAHGLISDLTYHNLRITCEFGSSEHPSSKCTKAMEAADLEQGNIDPYSIYTVTCKKEAAALRSRFSRVRHPWMWRAYDPCTEKYSGMYFNSPEVQKAMHANITGLAYPWKGCSDIVGEKWADSPLSMLPIYKELIAAGLRIWVFSGDTDSVVPITGTRYSIRALKLQPLSKWYPWNDDGQVGGWSQVYKGLTLVTIHGAGHEVPLFRPRRAFLLFQSFLDNKPLPM; from the exons ATGGCTCGActccttctcctcttcttcttcttccttattcTACTCCATTACGCTTCTTGTTCCAGACACGAACAAGAAAAAGACCGAATCTTTCACCTTCCCGGTGAACCAAACGATGTCTCCTTCTCTCACTTCTCTGGTTACATTACCGTCAACGAGTCAGCAGGAAGAGCACTATTCTACTGGCTCACTGAGTCACCACCGAGTGAAAACCCTGAGTCTAAGCCTCTTGTCCTCTGGCTCAACGGTGGACCTGGTTGTTCCTCCGTAGCTTACGGTGCCGCTGAAGAAATCGGACCTTTTAGAATCAATCCTGATGGCAAAACTCTTTACCACAATCCTTACTCTTGGAACAAAT TGGCGAATTTGCTCTTCCTTGAATCTCCTGCTGGTGTTGGTTTCTCGTATTCGAATACTACCTCCGATTTGTATACTGCCGGAGATCAGAGAACTG CGGAAGATGCTTATGTGTTTCTTGTGAAATGGTTTGAGAGGTTTCCTCAATACAAACACAGAGAGTTCTACATTGCTGGAGAAAGCTATGCAG gtCATTATGTTCCTCAGTTGTCACAGATTGTTTATGAGAAACGCAATCCAGCTATCAACTTTAAAGGCTTCATT GTTGGGAATGCTGTGATTGATGACTACCATGATTACGTGGGTTTATTTGAATATTGGTGGGCTCATGGGTTGATATCTGATCTCACTTACCACAACTTACGGATCACGTGTGAATTTGGATCATCCGAGCACCCGTCCTCTAAATGCACCAAGGCCATGGAAGCTGCAGACTTGGAGCAAGGCAATATTGATCCTTATAGCATTTACACTGTCACTTGTAAAAAGGAGGCTGCAGCTCTTAGGTCTCGCTTCTCGAGAGTTCGTCAT CCATGGATGTGGAGAGCCTATGACCCTTGCACAGAGAAATACTCCGGCATGTATTTCAATTCTCCGGAGGTTCAAAAGGCTATGCATGCTAATATAACAGGACTAGCTTATCCATGGAAAGGGTGCAG tGACATCGTTGGAGAGAAATGGGCAGATTCTCCTCTGTCTATGCTTCCAATCTACAAAGAACTCATCGCCGCAGGTCTCAGGATATGGGTTTTCAG CGGAGACACTGATTCAGTGGTTCCCATTACTGGAACACGATACTCCATTAGAGCCCTCAAGTTACAACCACTCTCCAAATGGTACCCTTGGAACGATGATGGACAg GTTGGTGGATGGAGCCAAGTTTACAAAGGGCTGACTCTGGTGACAATACATGGAGCAGGACATGAGGTACCTCTTTTCCGCCCTCGTcgagcttttcttctttttcagtCGTTTCTCGACAACAAGCCATTGCCAATGTAA
- the scpl28 gene encoding serine carboxypeptidase-like 28 (serine carboxypeptidase-like 28 (scpl28); FUNCTIONS IN: serine-type carboxypeptidase activity; INVOLVED IN: proteolysis; LOCATED IN: endomembrane system; EXPRESSED IN: hypocotyl, root; CONTAINS InterPro DOMAIN/s: Peptidase S10, serine carboxypeptidase (InterPro:IPR001563), Peptidase S10, serine carboxypeptidase, active site (InterPro:IPR018202); BEST Arabidopsis thaliana protein match is: serine carboxypeptidase-like 27 (TAIR:AT3G07990.1); Has 35333 Blast hits to 34131 proteins in 2444 species: Archae - 798; Bacteria - 22429; Metazoa - 974; Fungi - 991; Plants - 531; Viruses - 0; Other Eukaryotes - 9610 (source: NCBI BLink).): MMITKKLYQCMCLLCMVIALLDVVSSDDAKEQKMKDKIISLPGQPPNLNFSQFSGYVTVDPAAGRALFYWLTEAPRPSGTKPLVLWLNGGPGCSSIAYGASEEVGPFRVNPDGKTLRLNLYAWNKVANVLFLDSPAGVGFSYTNTSSDELTVGDKRTGEDAYRFLVRWLERFPEYKERAFYIAGESYAGHYIPELAQLIVNRNKGAKNPTINLKGILMGNPLVDDYNDNKGMRDYWWNHGLISDESYNDLTKWCLNDSILFPKLNCNAALNQALSEFGDIDPYNINSPACTTHASSNEWMQAWRYRGNDECVVGYTRKYMNDPNVHKSFHARLNGSTPWTPCSRVIRKNWKDSPKSMLPIIKNLLQAHLRIWIFSGDSDAVLPLSGTRHSINAMKLKSSKRWYPWYHSHGLVGGWSQVYEDGLLTYTTVRAAGHEVPLSQPRLALFLFTHFLANHSLPSSPS, from the exons atgatgatcacaaaaaaactatatcaATGTATGTGTTTATTATGCATGGTGATTGCATTATTAGACGTAGTGAGTAGTGATGATGCTAAAGAGCAAAAGATGAAGGACAAGATTATCTCTTTGCCAGGCCAACCTCCTAACCTCAACTTCTCTCAATTTTCTGGCTACGTCACTGTTGATCCCGCGGCCGGACGGGCTCTCTTTTATTGGCTAACCGAAGCTCCTAGGCCTAGCGGAACGAAGCCCTTAGTCCTATGGCTCAATGGTGGTCCAGGATGCTCCTCTATTGCTTATGGTGCTTCTGAAGAAGTTGGTCCATTTCGGGTTAATCCAGACGGAAAGACTTTGCGTCTAAATCTATATGCTTGGAACAAAG TGGCAAATGTGTTATTTTTGGATTCACCGGCGGGAGTTGGTTTCTCTTACACAAACACTTCGTCAGACGAACTAACCGTGGGAGACAAGAGAACAG GGGAGGATGCTTATAGATTCTTGGTGAGATGGTTGGAGAGGTTCCCTGAGTATAAGGAACGGGCTTTTTACATCGCCGGCGAGAGCTACGCTG GACATTATATTCCGGAGCTAGCCCAACTGATCGTCAACCGTAACAAAGGTGCCAAAAATCCAACTATCAATCTAAAAGGGATTCTG ATGGGGAATCCTCTTGTCGATGACTACAATGACAACAAAGGAATGCGTGACTACTGGTGGAATCACGGGCTTATATCGGACGAAAGCTACAATGACCTGACCAAATGGTGTCTCAACGACTCCATCCTATTTCCAAAACTAAACTGCAACGCTGCTCTGAACCAAGCCTTGTCTGAGTTTGGTGACATTGACCCTTACAACATCAATAGCCCTGCATGCACCACGCATGCATCATCAAATGAGTGGATGCAAGCATGGCGGTATAGAGGGAACGATGAGTGTGTTGTGGGATACACACGCAAGTATATGAACGATCCCAATGTGCACAAATCCTTCCATGCCCGTCTCAACGGCAGTACTCCTTGGACACCTTGCAGTCGTGTGATAAGAAAGAATTGGAAAGACTCACCTAAGTCCATGCTTCCTATCatcaagaatcttcttcaagctcatcTCCGCATTTGGATCTTCAG TGGGGACTCGGACGCGGTGTTGCCTCTAAGCGGGACGAGGCATTCGATTAATGCAATGAAATTGAAGAGTAGCAAAAGGTGGTATCCATGGTACCATTCACACGGCCTAGTAGGAGGTTGGAGTCAGGTTTATGAGGATGGCTTGCTAACGTACACGACGGTTAGAGCAGCAGGGCATGAGGTGCCATTGTCTCAGCCTCGTCTCGCTCTTTTCCTCTTCACCCACTTCCTAGCCAACCACTCTCTTCCCTCCTCTccctcttaa